The Bradyrhizobium sp. CCGB01 genome segment GGCCGACCTCTCAAGGGTGCCGGTCGCCGGCGTCGGCGGCGCACTGCTGTTGTCGGTGCTCGCGATGTCGCTGCTCTGCCTCGCGCTCCGCCCGGCGCTGGCGCGGCTCGACATCGACGGTCCCGCCTTCACCTCGATCTTCCAGGGCGCGACGCGCTGGCAGACCTATGTCGCGCTCTCCGTCTCCGCCAACATGTTCGGCGATGTCGGGTTGGCGCTGGCCTCGGTGGCGATGGTCGCGATCATTCCGCTGGTCAACGTGTTCAGCGTCGCCGTGCTCGCGCACTATGCATCGCCCGAGAAGCAGTCCGCGCGCGCCATCGTCATGACGGTGGTCCGCAATCCGCTGATCTGGGCCTGCGTGATCGGGCTCGCCATCAACCTGCTGCACCTGCCGTTGCCGAAGATCTGGCATGACGTGGCGGACGCGCTGAGCCGGTCCTCGCTCGCCATCGGCCTGCTCGTCACCGGCGCCGGCCTGCAGCTCGAGGGTTTGCTCCGCCCGAGCGTGAGCGCGACGGTCGGCGTCGCGTTCAAGCTGGTGCTGATGCCCGTGCTCGCGCTGGCGCTCGCCGCCTGGTTCGGACTCTCGGGCGACAGCCTCGCGATCGTCGCGATCTGCGCGGCGGTGCCGACCTCGCCCAGCGCCTATGTGCTGGCCCGCCAGATGGGCGGCGATGCGCCGCTGCTGGCGCAGATCATCACGCTGCAGACGATTTTGGCGGCGATCACGATGCCGGTCGCGATCGCGCTGGTGGCCTAGCTCCCCAGCCACATCGTCAGCACCACCGCGGTCAGGTTGTTCAGCGCGTGCAGCACGATGGTGAGCCAGAGCGAATTGGCGCGATAGCGCATGTAGCCGAACCACAGGCCGATGGTGAAGACCTCGGCGAGGAAGTACATGTCGTATTGCAGATGCACGACCGTCCACACCAGCGACGACAGGAGGATCGCGCCGGGCACGCGCAGGAAGCTCGCCGACCAGCCACGATAGAGGAAGCCGCGCGCCAAAACCTCTTCCGACATCGGCGCGGCCACGCTGAAAGCGAACAGCAGGAACAACGCCGCGCCCTTGTCGCGGCCGGATTTCAACAGCTCGGTCATGAAGCCCGGCGTCGCCTCGCGGCCGAGCGCGCGTGACATCGTCTCCCAGGCGACGACGATCAGGATGAGGCCGACAGCGCCGAACAGCAGTTGCTTCCAGGACGGCCAATAGAGCGCGAGATAGTCGACGAAGGCGGCCTTCTTGATGCGAACGGCCAGCCACACGGCGGCCAGCGTCGCCGGCAGGCCCATCGTCACCGAGAGCGCGAGCGCCGCCGGGTCGCTACCGACGCGCTGCATCGATGCAAGGTCGATGGGATCGCCACGGACCCAGGCCAGATAGACGATGGCACCGACCTGCCCGACGAACATTGCAGCGAAGATGACGATGCCCCAGAGCGACGTGCCCCAGAATTTCCAGACGCGCGCATCGACCGCGGGCGTCACGGTGAGCGGCGGGAGCTCGGGATTGAGGGAATCCATTCAAGCGCTTTCGTTGGGACGGCACCCTCATTCCGGGGCCGGTCGCACGACGATCTACTTCGTCCGTGGCGGAATCGGGAAATCATAGGCCGCCCCGCCCGCCCCCGGCAGGGAAAAATGCCACCACTCCTTCGCATAGTTCACAAAGCCTTGCTTCGCCATCGCAGCCACCAGCCGCCTGCGCCAGGCGCGCTGCTCCGGATTGATCGACGCTGCCGCGGTGTGCCCCTTCGCGTCCGTGCAGTCGTAGCCCGTGCCCATGTCGACGCTGCCCTCCGGCGCCCTCGCCTCGACCGGCGCCGTGCAATCGGCATAGGCTTTCGACGGCTCGTACCTGCCCGAATTGTCGGCTTTGAGATCGACCAAGGTGAGATCGAGCGCCGCGCCCGTGGAATGCTGCGAGCGGCTCGCGATGTAGCCGAGGCGGAACAGCTCGGTCTTCGGGATCTTCGGATTGTAGCGCCGCTCCGCGGCCGTCTCGCGGCCGTTCTGCGACCACTTCACCATGTCGAGCGAGGCCCGCGCCGGACGGTAGCAATCGAACATTTTCAGCGAGAGATTTTGCGCCGCCAGCTCCTGCTGAACCGCCTTCAGCCGCAGCCCGACCTCGCGCTTCACCACGCATTCGCCGGCACCATAGCCGGCGAGCGGGCGGCCGACGAAATTGTTCGAGGTGGCGTAGCGGATGTCCTGGATGATGGTCGGGTCGATATCGCGCAGATGGACGAAGTCGCCGGGGAGCGATTGGGCGTGGGCGGACGAGATTGAGGCGATCGCTAAAAGTGCGATCAAAATTGATTTGGCTGAGCGCATCCAAACTTCCCTGTCATTCCGGGGCGCGCCGAGCGCGAACCCAAAATCTCGAGATTCTCGGGGGCGCGAGGGCGCCCCCCAGCTCGATGCTTCGCATCGCCCCGGAATGACAGCAAGACAGATCAGGGGATAACTCCCCGCCCCGGCATTGGCCCTTGCCCCCTCCGCCATCCGCGCCTATAGCTCTCGCTTTAATGACATCGAAATCGACCTTCGTCCTCGGCCACCGGCATTTGCTGGGCATCGAGGGCCTTTCCGCGGCCGACATCACCGGCCTCCTCGACCTGTCCGAAGAATATGTCGAGCTCAACCGCCAGGTTGACAAGAAGCGCACCGTCCTGCGTGGACGGACGCAGGTGAACCTGTTCTTCGAGGCCTCGACCCGGACCCAGTCCTCGTTCGAGCTCGCCGGCAAACGGCTGGGCGCGGACGTCATGAACATGTCGGTGTCCTCCTCGTCCATCAAGAAGGGCGAGACGCTGGTCGACACCGCGATGACGCTGAACGCCATGCACCCGGACATCCTGGTGGTGCGCCATCATGCCTCCGGCGCGGTGGAACTGCTGGCGCGCAAGGTCGACGGTTCCGTGATCAATGCCGGCGACGGCGCGCACGAGCATCCGACGCAGGCGCTGCTCGACGCGCTGACCATCCGCCGCAACAAGGGCCGGATCGAGGGGCTCGTCATCGCGATCTGCGGCGACGTGCTGCATTCGCGCGTCGCCCGCTCCAACATCATCCTGCTCAACACCATGGGCGCCCGCGTCCGCGTCGTCGCCCCCTCCACGCTGCTGCCGCCCGGCATCGAGCGGATGGGCGTCGAGGTCGCGCGCGACATGCGCGCGGGCCTCGAAGGTGCCGATATCGTGATGATGCTGCGGCTCCAGCGCGAGCGCATGAACGGCTCGTTCGTGCCGTCGTCCTCCGAATATTTCCACTATTTCGGG includes the following:
- a CDS encoding AEC family transporter — translated: MAVVIAALLPVFILIVLGVVLRRTLMRLDTQWHGLERLTYFVLFPMLLIQTLVKADLSRVPVAGVGGALLLSVLAMSLLCLALRPALARLDIDGPAFTSIFQGATRWQTYVALSVSANMFGDVGLALASVAMVAIIPLVNVFSVAVLAHYASPEKQSARAIVMTVVRNPLIWACVIGLAINLLHLPLPKIWHDVADALSRSSLAIGLLVTGAGLQLEGLLRPSVSATVGVAFKLVLMPVLALALAAWFGLSGDSLAIVAICAAVPTSPSAYVLARQMGGDAPLLAQIITLQTILAAITMPVAIALVA
- a CDS encoding CPBP family intramembrane glutamic endopeptidase — translated: MDSLNPELPPLTVTPAVDARVWKFWGTSLWGIVIFAAMFVGQVGAIVYLAWVRGDPIDLASMQRVGSDPAALALSVTMGLPATLAAVWLAVRIKKAAFVDYLALYWPSWKQLLFGAVGLILIVVAWETMSRALGREATPGFMTELLKSGRDKGAALFLLFAFSVAAPMSEEVLARGFLYRGWSASFLRVPGAILLSSLVWTVVHLQYDMYFLAEVFTIGLWFGYMRYRANSLWLTIVLHALNNLTAVVLTMWLGS
- a CDS encoding M15 family metallopeptidase, with product MRSAKSILIALLAIASISSAHAQSLPGDFVHLRDIDPTIIQDIRYATSNNFVGRPLAGYGAGECVVKREVGLRLKAVQQELAAQNLSLKMFDCYRPARASLDMVKWSQNGRETAAERRYNPKIPKTELFRLGYIASRSQHSTGAALDLTLVDLKADNSGRYEPSKAYADCTAPVEARAPEGSVDMGTGYDCTDAKGHTAAASINPEQRAWRRRLVAAMAKQGFVNYAKEWWHFSLPGAGGAAYDFPIPPRTK
- a CDS encoding aspartate carbamoyltransferase catalytic subunit, which gives rise to MTSKSTFVLGHRHLLGIEGLSAADITGLLDLSEEYVELNRQVDKKRTVLRGRTQVNLFFEASTRTQSSFELAGKRLGADVMNMSVSSSSIKKGETLVDTAMTLNAMHPDILVVRHHASGAVELLARKVDGSVINAGDGAHEHPTQALLDALTIRRNKGRIEGLVIAICGDVLHSRVARSNIILLNTMGARVRVVAPSTLLPPGIERMGVEVARDMRAGLEGADIVMMLRLQRERMNGSFVPSSSEYFHYFGLDQKKLGYAKPDALVMHPGPMNRGVEIDTAVADGAQSLIREQVEMGVAVRMAVLEALARNLPNA